In a genomic window of Pontibacter liquoris:
- the pdxA gene encoding 4-hydroxythreonine-4-phosphate dehydrogenase PdxA, whose protein sequence is MDTKPKIRLGISIGDTNGIGPEVVIKTLSDQRILNFCTPVIYGSAAILNKVRKDLEAEHFHYQQLDTAANLTLKKVNLVSCIAEDLEITPGTPTAASGKASLDSLLAASRDLKAGLLDGLVTAPINKDNIQAEDFRFPGHTEFLTSYFDAADSLMLLVSGDLRVATVTGHIPVKEVAAKLTEALLIRKITILLESLRKDFGILKPRIAVLGLNPHAGEKGLLGNEEVEIIRPAVMHLKERGHLVFGPYPADGFFGMRQYTQVDAVLSMYHDQGLIPFKTLAMETGVNFTAGLSVVRTSPDHGTAYDIAGKQLADETSFREALFLACDVIKKRQAAQIALV, encoded by the coding sequence ATGGATACTAAACCTAAAATACGCCTGGGCATCAGTATTGGCGACACCAACGGCATTGGACCGGAAGTGGTGATCAAAACCCTGTCGGACCAGCGCATCCTTAATTTCTGTACACCCGTCATCTACGGGTCTGCCGCCATCCTGAACAAGGTGCGCAAAGACCTGGAGGCCGAGCATTTCCATTACCAGCAGCTGGATACCGCCGCTAACCTGACACTTAAAAAGGTAAACCTGGTTAGCTGCATCGCAGAAGACCTGGAAATTACGCCTGGCACACCGACCGCTGCCTCCGGCAAAGCGTCGCTGGACTCTTTGCTGGCCGCCTCGCGCGATCTGAAAGCCGGTTTATTGGACGGACTGGTAACCGCCCCCATCAACAAGGATAACATACAGGCAGAAGATTTCCGTTTTCCGGGCCATACCGAGTTTCTTACCTCCTATTTTGATGCGGCCGACAGCCTGATGCTGCTGGTCAGCGGCGATTTGCGGGTTGCCACCGTAACGGGCCATATTCCGGTAAAAGAGGTAGCAGCCAAACTGACTGAGGCCTTGCTGATCCGTAAGATCACGATTCTGCTCGAATCGCTGCGCAAGGATTTTGGCATATTGAAACCCCGTATTGCGGTGCTGGGCCTAAACCCGCATGCCGGCGAAAAAGGCCTGTTAGGTAATGAAGAAGTGGAGATCATCCGGCCAGCGGTAATGCACCTGAAAGAGCGCGGGCACCTGGTATTTGGTCCTTATCCGGCCGATGGCTTTTTTGGCATGCGTCAGTATACGCAGGTAGATGCCGTGCTGTCGATGTACCACGACCAGGGGCTCATCCCCTTTAAAACACTGGCCATGGAAACCGGCGTAAACTTTACAGCCGGTTTGTCGGTGGTGCGCACCTCCCCTGACCATGGCACAGCCTACGACATTGCC